A portion of the Punica granatum isolate Tunisia-2019 chromosome 7, ASM765513v2, whole genome shotgun sequence genome contains these proteins:
- the LOC116215670 gene encoding abscisic acid 8'-hydroxylase 4-like isoform X1: protein MIGKLVFCFFLFPCFVFILHVFLRDRRKTHAKAKLPPGSMGWPYIGETLQLYSQNPNIFFASKQKRYGEIFKTHILGCPCVMLAGPEAARFVLGTQAHLFKPTYPRSKERLIGPSALFFHQGEYHTRVRKLVRASLFPEAIGKMAPHVESLALSVLDSWNFGRVINTFHEMKKFSFEVGVLAIFGNLEGHYREQLRKDYCIMDRGYNSYPTNIPGTSYRKAVFARRRMSKILTDIISERKEKRLLDKDLLGLLLNSQDECGDVLNLEQISDNIIGVLFAAQDTTASVMTWILKYLHDNPKLLEAVKAEQEAIRRSNQEESKSLSQAQIRQMPLTNKVVLETLRMASIISFTFREAMADVEYKGYLIPKGWKVMPLFRNIHHNPDYFIDPEKFDPSRFEVAPKHNTFMPFGSGIHSCPGNELAKLEMLVLIHHLVTKFRWEVVGSENGIQYGPFPVPSNGLPARFWKESPIPGQCGCA from the exons ATGATTGGAAAACTAGTTTTCTGTTTCTTCCTTTTCCCCTGCTTCGTTTTCATTTTGCATGTGTTCCTAAGGGACAGAAGGAAAACCCATGCAAAAGCTAAGCTCCCTCCAGGATCAATGGGGTGGCCTTACATTGGAGAGACCCTTCAGCTCTACTCTCAGAACCCCAACATCTTCTTTGCATCCAAACAGAAAAG GTACGGGGAGATATTCAAGACGCACATCCTGGGCTGCCCGTGCGTGATGCTGGCGGGCCCAGAGGCTGCACGGTTCGTGCTGGGGACGCAGGCTCACCTATTCAAGCCCACTTATCCAAGGAGCAAGGAGAGACTGATCGGACCATCCGCCCTCTTCTTCCACCAGGGTGAATACCACACTCGTGTCAGGAAGCTCGTCCGGGCATCCCTCTTTCCTGAGGCCATTGGGAAGATGGCCCCTCACGTCGAGTCGCTAGCCCTCTCCGTGTTGGATTCCTGGAATTTTGGACGTGTCATTAACACCTTCCATGAAATGAAAAAG TTTTCTTTCGAGGTCGGTGTTCTGGCGATTTTTGGCAACTTGGAGGGGCATTACAGGGAACAGCTGAGAAAAGATTACTGCATAATGGATAGAGGCTATAATTCATACCCTACCAACATTCCAGGAACTTCGTATCGGAAGGCCGTATTT GCTAGGAGGAGGATGAGCAAGATTTTGACTGACATAATATCggagaggaaggagaagaggttGCTCGACAAGGATCTCCTCGGACTTCTGTTGAACTCCCAGGACGAATGCGGGGATGTCCTTAACTTAGAGCAAATCTCAGATAACATAATTGGAGTGCTGTTTGCTGCTCAGGACACAACTGCTAGTGTCATGACATGGATCCTCAAGTACCTCCATGACAACCCAAAGCTCCTCGAGGCCGTTAAG GCCGAGCAAGAGGCAATTCGAAGATCGAATCAAGAAGAGAGCAAATCACTGAGCCAGGCTCAGATTAGACAAATGCCGTTGACTAATAAG GTTGTGTTAGAGACTTTGCGAATGGCAAGCATTATATCTTTCACTTTCCGGGAAGCAATGGCGGACGTAGAATACAAGG GGTATCTGATTCCTAAAGGTTGGAAGGTAATGCCTCTGTTTAGGAATATCCACCACAACCCAGATTACTTCATTGACCCGGAAAAGTTCGATCCCTCAAGATTTGAG gttgcGCCGAAACACAATACGTTCATGCCATTTGGCAGCGGAATACATTCCTGCCCTGGAAATGAGCTTGCCAAGCTGGAAATGCTAGTCTTGATCCACCACCTTGTCACAAAATTCAG GTGGGAAGTGGTAGGATCTGAAAATGGCATTCAGTATGGCCCATTCCCCGTGCCCTCGAATGGACTACCAGCAAGATTTTGGAAGGAATCCCCCATTCCGGGGCAATGTGGATGCGCATGA
- the LOC116215670 gene encoding abscisic acid 8'-hydroxylase CYP707A1-like isoform X2 → MLAGPEAARFVLGTQAHLFKPTYPRSKERLIGPSALFFHQGEYHTRVRKLVRASLFPEAIGKMAPHVESLALSVLDSWNFGRVINTFHEMKKFSFEVGVLAIFGNLEGHYREQLRKDYCIMDRGYNSYPTNIPGTSYRKAVFARRRMSKILTDIISERKEKRLLDKDLLGLLLNSQDECGDVLNLEQISDNIIGVLFAAQDTTASVMTWILKYLHDNPKLLEAVKAEQEAIRRSNQEESKSLSQAQIRQMPLTNKVVLETLRMASIISFTFREAMADVEYKGYLIPKGWKVMPLFRNIHHNPDYFIDPEKFDPSRFEVAPKHNTFMPFGSGIHSCPGNELAKLEMLVLIHHLVTKFRWEVVGSENGIQYGPFPVPSNGLPARFWKESPIPGQCGCA, encoded by the exons ATGCTGGCGGGCCCAGAGGCTGCACGGTTCGTGCTGGGGACGCAGGCTCACCTATTCAAGCCCACTTATCCAAGGAGCAAGGAGAGACTGATCGGACCATCCGCCCTCTTCTTCCACCAGGGTGAATACCACACTCGTGTCAGGAAGCTCGTCCGGGCATCCCTCTTTCCTGAGGCCATTGGGAAGATGGCCCCTCACGTCGAGTCGCTAGCCCTCTCCGTGTTGGATTCCTGGAATTTTGGACGTGTCATTAACACCTTCCATGAAATGAAAAAG TTTTCTTTCGAGGTCGGTGTTCTGGCGATTTTTGGCAACTTGGAGGGGCATTACAGGGAACAGCTGAGAAAAGATTACTGCATAATGGATAGAGGCTATAATTCATACCCTACCAACATTCCAGGAACTTCGTATCGGAAGGCCGTATTT GCTAGGAGGAGGATGAGCAAGATTTTGACTGACATAATATCggagaggaaggagaagaggttGCTCGACAAGGATCTCCTCGGACTTCTGTTGAACTCCCAGGACGAATGCGGGGATGTCCTTAACTTAGAGCAAATCTCAGATAACATAATTGGAGTGCTGTTTGCTGCTCAGGACACAACTGCTAGTGTCATGACATGGATCCTCAAGTACCTCCATGACAACCCAAAGCTCCTCGAGGCCGTTAAG GCCGAGCAAGAGGCAATTCGAAGATCGAATCAAGAAGAGAGCAAATCACTGAGCCAGGCTCAGATTAGACAAATGCCGTTGACTAATAAG GTTGTGTTAGAGACTTTGCGAATGGCAAGCATTATATCTTTCACTTTCCGGGAAGCAATGGCGGACGTAGAATACAAGG GGTATCTGATTCCTAAAGGTTGGAAGGTAATGCCTCTGTTTAGGAATATCCACCACAACCCAGATTACTTCATTGACCCGGAAAAGTTCGATCCCTCAAGATTTGAG gttgcGCCGAAACACAATACGTTCATGCCATTTGGCAGCGGAATACATTCCTGCCCTGGAAATGAGCTTGCCAAGCTGGAAATGCTAGTCTTGATCCACCACCTTGTCACAAAATTCAG GTGGGAAGTGGTAGGATCTGAAAATGGCATTCAGTATGGCCCATTCCCCGTGCCCTCGAATGGACTACCAGCAAGATTTTGGAAGGAATCCCCCATTCCGGGGCAATGTGGATGCGCATGA